The Phaeobacter gallaeciensis DSM 26640 genomic sequence CGCCCAGCTCCCCCAGGTAATGCACGAGGTTGTAGGTAAAGGAGTCGTAGTTGTCGATCAGCAGCAGCATAGTCGCGGGCTCGTTTAAGGGCTGGCGGGCCGGGGCCGCGCCGCAGTATAGTGGTCGCAACATACATGTTCAGGGTTGCGCGGCAGCGTCAAGAGCACATCACCAACAGCAGGCGGGCCAAGCGTGCCCGACCGCCTTGGTGTGGCCTGGCCAACAGAATGCGACCGGTTCCAGAAGGCAACGAGAGGCAGGACAGAGATGCGAGGGTTTCTTGGAGGCGTGAGTTTCGGGGCCTTGGTGGCCGCAGGCGGCGCCGTGGTATGGTCGCTTTCGGTGCCCTTGCCCAAATCGGTTGAGGTCAGCGTCGCCGAACCGGCCCGCAGTGAAGTGCAGGCCCCGGCGGCGGAGACACCGGTCGACAGCGCGGGGAGCGATCCGGATCTGGTGGAAACACCTCCAGCAGCGCTGGACCCGCAAGTGGTGGGTGATGATCTGGCAGCACTTGCAGATGCCGATACTGATCCTGCCAGCCGACCGGAAGTGGGCACAGAGCTGGGCAGCGGGGATCGCGCCGCGCCCGGTGGCGTCGGCGCGCCGGCAATCGATGTGGCGCGGGATGCGCCCGTTACCCCGGTTGAAGCACTGCCCGCACCCAATGCCCCCAGTCAGGAGCAGCGTCTTGTGGTGGTGTCTGAACCGGCGCAGCCACCGGTGCCGCAGACTGCAAACGAAGCACCATCCCGGCTGACAACCGCGCCGGATCAAGCCGCTCCCGAGCCGTTGGGGCAGGACCCGTCCACACCATCGGCCGAGGGGGACGATGGCGACAATGACGCCTCCGCAACCGCAAACCTTCCGGTGCCGGATGTGACAACCGGTGGCCCGGCCCTCAGCACGATAGAGGCCGGGGACGATCAAGGACCAGCCTTGGGAGCTGTACCTGGCCCGACGGCGATTCCCGTGGTGCCGGGGCTGGGGCAGGCCGGGCCAACGGAGGTGGGCACGCAGCCTGCCGCAAGCGCTGAACCTAGGACGGGTGCCGAAGACCAAGGCGAGGAGGCCGGGGCGCGGCGGATTTCCGATCTGCCAACAACCACCCCCACGGCAGAACCGGGCAACACAGTAGATGCAACGGGCAGCCGCCCACGTATCGGCACCCCGGTTCGCCCGCTGACGGAGCGGGATCAGGCCAATGCACCGGCGGTCGGAAGTCAGGCCAGTGCGCAGACGGATGGGGTGCCGTTTGAACGCAACGCCGAAGCCTTCACACCGGAGGCAGACCGTGCCCTGATGTCGATTGTTCTGATCGATGATGCCGATGCGATAGGTGCTGAGGCCTTGCAGGATTTCCCCTATCCGCTGAGTTTTGCGCTGGACCCAAGGGATCCTGAGGCGGCGGCGAAGATGGCACGCCACCGCGCCGCTGGTTTTGAGGTGATGCTGATCGCCGATCTGCCCCGCGATGCCGCGCCGCAGGATGCTGAGACGGCGTTGCAGGTCTGGCTGGAGACCCTGCCAGAGGCCGTCGCTGTGTTGGAAGGGGTCGAGACCGGGTTTCAGGGCAATCGTCCGCTGGCTGATCAGATGGCCACGGCGCTTGGTGCAATGGGCTATGGTATGGTGACGCAGGATGCGGGTCTGAATACTGTGCAGAAACTGGCGCTGCGCGAAGGTGTGCCCGCCGGCGTGGTGTTCCGTGATTTCGACGGCGCCGGGCAAGACCCACGCGCGATACGGCGCTTTCTGGATCAGGCTGCGTTTCGCGCCGGGCAGGAGGGGGCCGTGATCATGCTGGGCCGGGTTCAGCCGGATACGATTTCCGCCTTGCTGATCTGGGGCCTTCAGGACCGGGCAAACCGGGTGTCTTTGGCGCCGGTATCGGCCTCTCTGCGGGCAAAACTGCAGGCGGAATAAACGACGCGGCAGGTGGTTTTCGTGACAAAGGCGCCGCTCCGGTTGGAGCGACGCCTTTGGTGCCTTCGGCGAGAGTATTTTGAGAAAGGTGACGGGCAGGCGCTCATAACAGGGTGCCCGCCCAGCCTTTGACCTAGCTGTTGCCGCTGCCGGTGAAGCGGGCCGCATCCGCAGCTGCGCGGCGGATGGCGTTGGATTTATGGACTGTCTCCATATATTCCGCCTCCGGGTCGCTGTCGTAGACAACGCCGCCGCCTGCCTGAATGTAGAGGTTCTGGTCCTTGACGATGGCCGTGCGCAGCGCGATGCACATATCCATGTCGCCGCCTGCCGAGAAATAGCCAACACCGCCACCATAGACACCGCGTTTTTCCGGTTCCAGCTCATCGATGATTTCCATCGCCCGCACCTTGGGCGCGCCGGAGACGGTGCCTGCGGGCATTCCGGCAAAGAAGGCGTCGAGCGCGTCCTTATCCTCGGCCAGCTCACCGACAACATTGGAGACAATGTGCATGACGTGGCTGTAGCGCTCGATGATGAACTTCTCGGTTGGGCGCACGGTGCCGATTTTGGCAACCCGTCCAGTGTCGTTGCGGCCCAGATCCAGCAGCATCAGGTGCTCTGCCAGTTCCTTCTTGTCGGCGAGCAGATCCAGTTCCAGCGCTTTGTCTTCTTCGGGCGTGGCACCGCGTGGACGGGTGCCGGCGATCGGGCGAATGGTGACCTCCTGTCCGAAGACGCGGACGAGGATTTCCGGAGACGCGCCCACCACCTGAAAGCCGCCGAAGTTGAAGTAGAACATGAACGGCGAGGGGTTGGTGCGCCGCAGGGAGCGATAGAGCGCGAAGGGCGGCTGGCGGAATTCCTGCGTCCAGCGCTGTGCCGGCACCACCTGAAAGATGTCGCCTGCGCGGATGTAGTCTTTGGCCGTCTCCACCGCGGCCATATAGCCGTCTTTGGTGAAATTGCTCACGGGCGGCGCAACCTCATCGGCATCGCCGAGATCGCGGCTTTCGGCGGGCATGGCGCGTTCCAGATCGCGGACCGCGTCCATCACCCGCTCGGCGGCCTGAGCGTAAGCCGCCTTGGCCGACTGGCCATCGCTGGCCCAGGCGGGGGAGACCACTGTCACCTCCCCTTTGACGCCGTCAAGCACCGCGATGACAGAGGGGCGTAGCATCAACGCGTCAGGTAGGCCAAGGGGATCGGGGTTCACGTCCGGCAGATGTTCGACCAGCCGGATCATGTCATAGCCAAGATAGCCAAACAGGCCGGCTGCGGCCTGCGGCAGATCATCGGGCAGGTCGATTTTGCTCTCTGCAATGAGGTCACGCAGGCAATCCAGGGGATTGCCATCCAGCGGCTCATAGGCATCGGCGTCAAAGCGGGCAGACCGGTTGAGGGTCGCGTGTTCTCCGTGGCAGCGCCAAACGAGATCCGGTTTCATGCCAATGATGGAGTAGCGCCCACGCACCTCGCCACCGGTGACGGACTCCAGCATGAAGGCGTCCTTCTGGGCGCCTGTCAGCTTCAGCATCAGGGATACCGGCGTGTCGAGATCGGCGGCAAGCCGGGTGTAGACGACCTGGTTTTCACCGGCCTCATAGGCCTTGGCGAAGATGTCGAAATCGGGGGTCAGGGCCATTTCGGTCTGCCTTGATTACTGGAAGTTGGCCCGCACGGCGTTGAGCGCCTGCGGGTCGATGCGAGGCGCAGCGCGGGTCTGGGAATCTTGGACGAAAGCTTCGAACAGAGCCTGTGCCAATGCCTGATCAAGCTGGGTCCCCATCGCCTCGGCCAGCGCCGTCATTTCTGGCGTATCGGCGACCGGCAGGGTCTCAGTGAGGCGCACCACAACAGTGGCGGTGTCATCGCTGACCACGGCAACCTCGCCCTCTGCCAGTTCAAAAACACGGGCCATCAGCTGCTGCGGGGCGGCGTCGATATAGGCGGCGCGGGTCAGACCGGTCTCTGACGTCAACTCAATACCCTCGGGGAGGTCAGCACCGTTGCGCAGCATATCAGCCAGACGCTCGGCCTCGGCCTCCAGGGCATCCTGCAATCGTTTGCTCTGCCATGCCGCGCGCAGTTTCTCCTGCGCATCTGCGAAGGGTTCGGGGCGCGGGTCCAGGTCCTCATCCAGGCGGATTGCAAACAGGCTGCCATCCTCAAGGAAGGCCACTTCTGGGAAGTCTTCGGCAGTAACGGTGGATGCGGCCTGACGAAAACCGTCATAGGCGGCGATGCCATCAGTGCTGCCGCTGTGCCAGTCGACCTTGCCAAGTTCCATGCCGGGTTCGTCAATCAGCTCTTCCAGTGTCGCGCCACCGGCCAGCATATCGTTGATCTCCTCAGCGCGGGTTTCGATAAGGCGGCGTGCACGGTCTGTGGCCAGTTCAGCGCGCAACTCGTCCTTGACGTCATCAAGCAGGGTCACGCGGGCCTCAAGACGGCCATTGACGCGGAACAGGGCCGGGCCGAGGTCGCTGTCGAGCGGCCCGACGACATCGCCGACCTGTGCGGCAAAAACGTCCTGACCTGCAGCGCCCAGGTCGCCCATGGTCAGATCGCCCAAATCCACGTCCTGCAGGTTGAGGCCACGATCCGCGACCAGCGCCTCGAAGGTGGTGCCGTTGATATCAAGCTGTGCCTTGGCGCTGTCGGCGGCGTCCCGATCAGCAAAGACCAGACGTTCCACCAGACGGCGTTCGGGCACTTGATATTCGGCGCTGCGGTCGTTGAAGAGCTTCTCAAGCGCTGCGTCGTCGATCTCGATCTCATCCACCAGCGCGTCGGGGCGCAGGGCGGCATAGGTGATCACCTTGGTGCGGGGTAGGGTGAACTGATCGATATTGGCGTCATAGAAGGCGCGCAGCTGGTCTTCGCTCGGCTCGACCGCGGTGAGGGCGACGCTGTTTTCGCTGACTGTCAGCCAATCAAAGCTGCGGCGCGCGCCGACATAGCTGGTCAGTGTGCCGCGCAGGGTGTCAGGCATCTCAGTACCGGCCATGATGGCACCCTGCACAAGGGTGCGGGCAGATTCGCGGCGCAGGTCGGCCTCAAACGCGGCCTCGGTCAGGCCGATATTGTCGAGTGCATACTGGTAGGTGTCGCGGTTGAAGGCGCCGGTGCCGTCCTGAAAGGCCGGGATCTGACTGATTTCGTCAAACAGGTTCTGATCACCGATCGACAGGCCAAGATCGCTGCTTTCCTGATCCAGGGCGGCAATGGCAATCAGACGCCCCAGCACGGCACGATCCAGACCAAGCGCGGTCATCTGCGCGATAGGGATGCGCTGGCCGGTCTGCGCCTCAAGCGCGCGCTGTTCGCGCTGCAGTTCGCGAGCGTAATCATCGACTGACACCTCCTGATCGCCAACCACGGCGACGGAGGAAACAGAGCCTGTGAAATTCACGGCGCCAAATCCGGCCAGACCGATAATCAGCATCCCCATCAGGATCCAGACAAAAGTATTTGATAGTTTTTTCATGCCTGCAGCCATGATGTCCTCGTATTGCCGGTCGCCGAACTGCGCCGGGCAGTCGGGAATGCTAAAATGTCGAGGCTCTGAATACGCTGCCACCTTGCAAGGAGCAAGGGACGACTGATCAGCGTCCGTGTTCAGTGCCGGTGAGTGGGGGGGATGGGTCAGGCTGTCCAGTTTGCCAGTCGGTCAAAAAGCGTACGGATGCCATGGGTGTCGACATTGGCAAATGCAATGCGGAACTGCCGTGTGCCGTTGGGGTCATTCTGCGGTGAGAACATGCTGCCGGGCAGCATCAGGACACCGGCCTCTCTCACCAGACGTCTGGCCAATTCCTCCGAGGAAGCCGCAAAGGGATGTGCGACATAGGCGAAATATGCACCACATCCGAGAAGTTGCCAGCCCTGCGCAGCAAGTGGCGCAAACCCAGCCTCAATCGCGGCGCGGCGGCAGAGCAGTTCCTCCCGTTCACCCGCGAGCCATTCATCGAGGTTTTCCAACCCCCAGAGCGCGCCGGTCTGTCCCAGCTGGGCTGGACATATGGTGACGGTATCGAGGAATTTCTCCATTTCCAGCAGATGGTCGGGGTGGGCGGCGATCGCGCCGAGGCGATGGCCGGTCAGACGGTAGGCCTTGGAAAAGGAATAGAGGTGGATCAGCGTATCCGACCAGTTCGGATCCTGAAACAGCGTATGGGGCGGGCCGTTGCGGCTGTCAAACTCGCGGTAGGTTTCATCCACGATCAGTGCCAGACCATGGGCGCGGGCAAGATCATAAAAGCGCTTCACCAGACCGCCGGGATACTCCACGCCGCAGGGGTTATTCGGGGTCACCAGAACAATTGCGCGGGTGCGGTCAGTGATCAATTTTGCGGCGGCATCGGGGCAGGGCAGCATAGCCTCTCCCACAGGCAATGGGCACGTCTCTACCCCTTGCATATCGAGCCACATTTTATGGTTGAAATACCACGGCGTTGGCAGGATCACCTGATCACCCTCACCACAAAGCGCGGCGATGGTCGCGGCAAAGGCCTGATTGCAGCCTGAGGTGATGGCCACATCTGCCGCAGACAGATCAGCTGCATAGTGACGGTTCATTTTGTCAGCGAGGGCTGCACGCAGCTCATCCCGGCCAAGCACCGCACCATAAAGATGGCTGCTGTCGTCGTTCAGGGCCGCCTCAGCAATGGCGCGGCGTAGCCCCTCGGGAGGTGGATCTGCTGGTGCAGCCTGGCTGAGGTTGAGCAGCGGCAGGTCATCGGGCAGAGCCAGCCCCTGAAGCCAGCGTCGGGATTCGACAATCGGCGAGACAAAGGTGTCGCGGGTGCGGGCGTTTGGGAAGGAGGCCTGTGGCATGAGTGTTCCTGTTCTGCGTCAGCGCCGGTGGGTGCAACGGTGGCGCCTGTTTGGATCACTCCGCCGCAAGTTCAGAAGTTTTGCAAGGGGCTTTGGTTGAGGGTGGTCAAATGGATAGCCCACAGT encodes the following:
- a CDS encoding divergent polysaccharide deacteylase family protein — translated: MRGFLGGVSFGALVAAGGAVVWSLSVPLPKSVEVSVAEPARSEVQAPAAETPVDSAGSDPDLVETPPAALDPQVVGDDLAALADADTDPASRPEVGTELGSGDRAAPGGVGAPAIDVARDAPVTPVEALPAPNAPSQEQRLVVVSEPAQPPVPQTANEAPSRLTTAPDQAAPEPLGQDPSTPSAEGDDGDNDASATANLPVPDVTTGGPALSTIEAGDDQGPALGAVPGPTAIPVVPGLGQAGPTEVGTQPAASAEPRTGAEDQGEEAGARRISDLPTTTPTAEPGNTVDATGSRPRIGTPVRPLTERDQANAPAVGSQASAQTDGVPFERNAEAFTPEADRALMSIVLIDDADAIGAEALQDFPYPLSFALDPRDPEAAAKMARHRAAGFEVMLIADLPRDAAPQDAETALQVWLETLPEAVAVLEGVETGFQGNRPLADQMATALGAMGYGMVTQDAGLNTVQKLALREGVPAGVVFRDFDGAGQDPRAIRRFLDQAAFRAGQEGAVIMLGRVQPDTISALLIWGLQDRANRVSLAPVSASLRAKLQAE
- the trpE gene encoding anthranilate synthase component I, which produces MALTPDFDIFAKAYEAGENQVVYTRLAADLDTPVSLMLKLTGAQKDAFMLESVTGGEVRGRYSIIGMKPDLVWRCHGEHATLNRSARFDADAYEPLDGNPLDCLRDLIAESKIDLPDDLPQAAAGLFGYLGYDMIRLVEHLPDVNPDPLGLPDALMLRPSVIAVLDGVKGEVTVVSPAWASDGQSAKAAYAQAAERVMDAVRDLERAMPAESRDLGDADEVAPPVSNFTKDGYMAAVETAKDYIRAGDIFQVVPAQRWTQEFRQPPFALYRSLRRTNPSPFMFYFNFGGFQVVGASPEILVRVFGQEVTIRPIAGTRPRGATPEEDKALELDLLADKKELAEHLMLLDLGRNDTGRVAKIGTVRPTEKFIIERYSHVMHIVSNVVGELAEDKDALDAFFAGMPAGTVSGAPKVRAMEIIDELEPEKRGVYGGGVGYFSAGGDMDMCIALRTAIVKDQNLYIQAGGGVVYDSDPEAEYMETVHKSNAIRRAAADAARFTGSGNS
- a CDS encoding peptidylprolyl isomerase yields the protein MAAGMKKLSNTFVWILMGMLIIGLAGFGAVNFTGSVSSVAVVGDQEVSVDDYARELQREQRALEAQTGQRIPIAQMTALGLDRAVLGRLIAIAALDQESSDLGLSIGDQNLFDEISQIPAFQDGTGAFNRDTYQYALDNIGLTEAAFEADLRRESARTLVQGAIMAGTEMPDTLRGTLTSYVGARRSFDWLTVSENSVALTAVEPSEDQLRAFYDANIDQFTLPRTKVITYAALRPDALVDEIEIDDAALEKLFNDRSAEYQVPERRLVERLVFADRDAADSAKAQLDINGTTFEALVADRGLNLQDVDLGDLTMGDLGAAGQDVFAAQVGDVVGPLDSDLGPALFRVNGRLEARVTLLDDVKDELRAELATDRARRLIETRAEEINDMLAGGATLEELIDEPGMELGKVDWHSGSTDGIAAYDGFRQAASTVTAEDFPEVAFLEDGSLFAIRLDEDLDPRPEPFADAQEKLRAAWQSKRLQDALEAEAERLADMLRNGADLPEGIELTSETGLTRAAYIDAAPQQLMARVFELAEGEVAVVSDDTATVVVRLTETLPVADTPEMTALAEAMGTQLDQALAQALFEAFVQDSQTRAAPRIDPQALNAVRANFQ
- a CDS encoding aminotransferase — its product is MPQASFPNARTRDTFVSPIVESRRWLQGLALPDDLPLLNLSQAAPADPPPEGLRRAIAEAALNDDSSHLYGAVLGRDELRAALADKMNRHYAADLSAADVAITSGCNQAFAATIAALCGEGDQVILPTPWYFNHKMWLDMQGVETCPLPVGEAMLPCPDAAAKLITDRTRAIVLVTPNNPCGVEYPGGLVKRFYDLARAHGLALIVDETYREFDSRNGPPHTLFQDPNWSDTLIHLYSFSKAYRLTGHRLGAIAAHPDHLLEMEKFLDTVTICPAQLGQTGALWGLENLDEWLAGEREELLCRRAAIEAGFAPLAAQGWQLLGCGAYFAYVAHPFAASSEELARRLVREAGVLMLPGSMFSPQNDPNGTRQFRIAFANVDTHGIRTLFDRLANWTA